One region of Thunnus albacares chromosome 20, fThuAlb1.1, whole genome shotgun sequence genomic DNA includes:
- the pdk2a gene encoding pyruvate dehydrogenase (acetyl-transferring) kinase isozyme 2, mitochondrial, translated as MKFVRFIMKNAALASVPKHIEHFSKFSPSPLSMKQFLDFGSINACEKTSFVFLRQELPVRLSNIMKEINLLPDKLVTTPSVQMVQGWYIQSLMEILEFLDKNPDDHKVLGEFVDALVTIRNRHNDVVPTMAQGIIEYKEAFPQDLVTNQNIQYFLDRFYMSRISIRMLINQHTLIFDGATNPIQPNPIGSIDPHCQVGDVVQDAFQSAKMLCDQYYLCSPDLIVQERNNKKNNHPISIVYVPSHLYHMLFELFKNAMRATIETHESSNNLPPIQVMVSLGGEDMSIKVSDKGGGVPFRRIENLFSYMYSTAPAPQIGQHTRPPLAGFGYGLPISRLYAKYFQGDLQLYSMEGYGTDAVIYLKALSTDSIERLPVYNKTALKNYKVSLEADDWCIPSKEPLDLRNYKVAK; from the exons ATGAAGTTCGTTAGGTTCATAATGAAAAATGCCGCTTTGGCAAGTGTGCCCAAACATATTGAGCATTTCTCTAAATTCTCTCCTTCGCCGCTCTCCATGAAGCAGTTTCTCGATTTCG GTTCTATCAATGCCTGCGAGAAGActtcctttgtgtttttgagacAAGAACTCCCTGTTAGACTTTCAAACATCATGAAGGAAATCAACCTTTTGCCCGACAAACTGGTCACAACACCGTCTGTGCAAATGGTGCAGGGCTG GTACATCCAGAGTTTAATGGAAATCCTTGAATTTCTAGACAAGAATCCTGATGACCATAAAGTCCTGGGAGA GTTTGTTGACGCCTTGGTTACcatcagaaacagacataaCGATGTAGTGCCAACCATGGCCCAGGGTATCATAGAATACAAAGAAGCCTTCCCCCAGGATCTGGTAACCAACCAGAACATCCAGTACTTTCTGGACCGCTTCTACATGAGCCGCATCTCTATCCGCATGCTCATCAACCAGCACA ctcttaTTTTCGATGGCGCCACCAACCCTATCCAGCCCAACCCCATTGGAAGCATCGACCCTCACTGTCAAGTCGGAGATGTAGTTCAGG ATGCCTTCCAGAGTGCCAAGATGCTGTGCGACCAGTACTATCTCTGCTCCCCTGATCTGATTGTACAAGAGAGGAACA ACAAGAAGAACAACCATCCAATAAGCATCGTGTACGTGCCCTCTCACCTTTATCACATGCTGTTTGAGCTCTTTAAG AATGCTATGAGGGCTACCATCGAGACCCACGAGAGCAGCAACAATCTCCCTCCCATTCAAGTCATGGTGTCTCTTGGAGGAGAGGACATGTCGATTAAG GTGAGTGACAAGGGTGGCGGTGTCCCATTTCGTCGGATTGAAAACCTTTTCAGCTACATGTACTCCACTGCTCCCGCTCCCCAGATTGGACAGCACACACGACCTCCACTG GCTGGCTTTGGCTACGGTCTGCCCATCTCTCGTCTCTACGCCAAGTACTTCCAGGGGGACCTGCAGCTCTACTCCATGGAGGGCTACGGCACAGATGCTGTAATCTACTTGAAG GCGCTGTCTACAGACTCCATTGAGAGGCTGCCAGTGTACAACAAAACTGCTCTGAAGAACTACAAAGTGAGCCTAGAGGCTGACGACTGGTGCATACCCAGTAAAGAGCCCCTGGATCTGCGCAACTATAAGGTGGCCAAGTGA